The Mytilus trossulus isolate FHL-02 unplaced genomic scaffold, PNRI_Mtr1.1.1.hap1 h1tg000398l__unscaffolded, whole genome shotgun sequence genome window below encodes:
- the LOC134702115 gene encoding alpha-N-acetylgalactosamine-specific lectin-like, with protein sequence MMAFSTLFCEILVLGILAVKVAAKECRDNVEGIDYTGTINTTENGLKCKDWSNTDSNMTLDTQRLLADQHNYCRNPDSDPFGPWCYTTDDDTEWETCDIPFCEGASTPGWAYWTHGWQKFEDSCYLIKYTKENWYGAKFFCKDNLDAYLAEIKTAGENNFLMSILPKPTIDDTDLEVWLGANTLNAKRRFIWKTSLTDFDFTDWGPGEPNGRSYEHCLSTHMYNDGKLHWNDRACLTEHFFVCEKSVGPSGCGE encoded by the exons ATGATGGCGTTTTCGACACTCTTCTGTGAAATATTGGTTCTTGGTATTTTGGCCGTAAAAGTGGCAG CAAAAGAATGTAGGGACAATGTGGAGGGTATAGATTATACTGGAACGATAAATACAACAGAAAATGGACTGAAATGCAAAGATTGGTCAAACACAGATTCCAATATGACTCTGGACACACAAAGGCTGTTGGCAGATCAGCATAATTATTGTCGAAACCCTGATAGTGACCCATTTGGACCTTGGTGTTATACAACTGACGATGATACAGAATGGGAAACTTGCGATATTCCTTTTTGTG AAGGAGCAAGCACCCCAG GATGGGCCTATTGGACACATGGCTGGCAAAAATTTGAAGATTCGTGTTATCTTATCAAATACACAAAGGAAAATTGGTATGGGGCAAAG tttttctgCAAAGACAACCTCGATGCGTATTTGGCTGAAATTAAAACAGCTGGAGAAAACAACTTTTTGATGAGTATCCTCCCAAAACCAACAATCGATGACA cTGATCTAGAGGTTTGGCTTGGTGCAAATACTTTGAACGCTAAACGACGATTTATCTGGAAAACTAGCCTCACCGACTTCGATTTTACTGATTGGGGACCCGGAGAGCCGAATGGTCGTTCTTATGAGCATTGTCTGTCAACCCACATGTACAATGATGGTAAACTTCATTGGAACGATAGGGCATGTTTAACAGAGCACTTCTTTGTCTGTGAAAAAAG TGTTGGACCTTCAGGATGCGGAGAATAG